A part of Nocardioides sp. WS12 genomic DNA contains:
- a CDS encoding transglutaminase family protein encodes MSIKVALEHRTTYAFDRPVAVAPHVVRLRPAPHCRTPIEAYSLKVEPAGHFINWQQDPFGNWLARLVFPEKVRTLDITVGLVADLMVINPFDFFIEEYAEHFPFAYEADVAADLAPYLRSVDDSAATAAWKAALPELPADGVPTVTFLAELNNAVHRDVAYSVRMEPGVQTPDQTLALGIGSCRDSAWLLVSLLRQYGLAARFVSGYLVQLASDPYATEGLDGPTGPKEDFTDLHAWTEVFLPGAGWVGMDPTSALFAGEGHIPLSATPHPSSAAPIEGATEPAEVTFGFSNTVTRVHEDPRVTAPYTAAQWERIDALGADVDKRLEAGDVRLTMGGEPTFVSIADASTPEWNTDADGEVKRELASDLAERLRDLYARGGVMHRGQGKWYPGEPLPRWSIGLQWLKDGTALWADPALLADPWADPDPVVEVRGAQATSLETPGRPEALGREVTRLLALPDSQLRPAFEDPFSALADHVRKPEGEAPDGVDPSEDLVARLDADVTTPTGWVLPLTTGETGWTSPVWSFRRGRLVLTPGTSAVGLRLPLDAIAWVDPEAAAEPSYLEAAEPLVARIPAVELADPEGAERTALAFEERDGHVHVFLPPTSELENYVHLLHLIETAAAAIACPVVLEGYQPPPDPRLVQLSVTPDPGVIEVNVQPTGSWPEMRDLTTTLYSQARLVQLTTEKFDHDGLHTGTGGGNHLTLGGPQPIDSPLLRRPDLLVSLITYWQRHPSLSYLFSGRFIGPTSQAPRFDEGRPEAVYEMEIACAEVARLMDSFASLDDVAEEDDEWIGGPRPWLVDRALRHLLTDLTGNTHRAEFCIDKLYSPDSSRGRLGLLELRGFEMPPHPQMALVQALLVRSLVAMFWERPVDPSTTPLIRWGTRLHEDFLLPQGAIADIAEVVADLSDFGIDFDPSWLAPFTEFRFPRIGFADFTAAGGSSVHMELRQGVEPWNVLGEEATAGGTARYVDSSVERIQVTVAGINPDRHLVTCQGVPVPMTRIDASDTFYGGVRYQAWQPWSALHPSIEVDSPLTFDVVDLDAGVSLGGATYHVVHPGGRNYDHPPVNAQEAEARRAARFETARNTAGRIDVAALRRTAREVASAEYPHTLDLRRVRSKQE; translated from the coding sequence GGCGCCGCACGTCGTACGCCTGCGACCTGCGCCGCACTGCCGGACGCCGATCGAGGCGTACTCGCTCAAGGTCGAGCCCGCCGGCCACTTCATCAACTGGCAACAGGACCCGTTCGGCAACTGGCTGGCACGTCTGGTGTTCCCCGAGAAGGTCAGGACCCTCGACATCACGGTGGGTCTGGTCGCGGACCTGATGGTGATCAACCCGTTCGACTTCTTCATCGAGGAGTACGCCGAACACTTCCCCTTTGCGTACGAGGCCGACGTCGCGGCCGACCTGGCGCCGTACCTCCGGTCCGTCGACGACTCCGCCGCCACGGCGGCCTGGAAGGCCGCACTCCCGGAACTGCCGGCCGACGGCGTGCCGACGGTGACCTTCCTCGCCGAGCTCAACAACGCGGTGCACCGCGACGTCGCCTACTCCGTCCGGATGGAGCCGGGTGTGCAGACGCCCGACCAGACGCTGGCGCTCGGCATCGGTTCGTGTCGTGATTCGGCGTGGTTGCTGGTGAGCCTGCTGCGGCAGTACGGCCTGGCCGCGCGCTTCGTCTCCGGCTACCTCGTGCAGCTCGCTTCGGACCCGTACGCCACCGAGGGGCTCGACGGCCCGACCGGCCCGAAGGAGGACTTCACCGACCTGCACGCCTGGACCGAGGTCTTCCTGCCCGGAGCCGGCTGGGTCGGCATGGACCCCACCAGCGCACTGTTCGCAGGCGAGGGCCACATCCCGCTGTCCGCGACGCCCCATCCGAGTTCCGCGGCCCCGATCGAGGGCGCCACCGAACCGGCCGAGGTGACCTTCGGGTTCAGCAACACGGTCACCCGCGTGCACGAGGACCCGCGCGTCACCGCGCCGTACACGGCCGCGCAGTGGGAGCGGATCGATGCGCTCGGCGCCGACGTCGACAAGCGCCTCGAAGCGGGCGACGTGCGGCTCACCATGGGCGGCGAACCAACCTTCGTGTCGATCGCCGACGCCTCGACGCCCGAGTGGAACACCGACGCCGATGGCGAGGTGAAGCGGGAACTGGCCAGCGACCTTGCCGAACGACTGCGTGACCTCTACGCCCGCGGCGGAGTCATGCACCGCGGGCAGGGCAAGTGGTACCCGGGCGAACCGCTGCCGCGGTGGAGTATCGGGTTGCAGTGGCTGAAGGACGGTACGGCGTTGTGGGCCGACCCGGCGTTGCTGGCGGACCCCTGGGCCGACCCGGACCCGGTGGTTGAGGTGCGAGGAGCGCAAGCGACGAGCCTCGAAACGCCCGGGCGCCCCGAGGCACTCGGGCGCGAGGTCACCCGCCTGCTCGCCCTCCCCGACTCGCAGTTGCGCCCGGCCTTCGAGGACCCGTTCTCCGCCCTCGCCGACCACGTCCGCAAGCCCGAGGGGGAGGCGCCCGATGGCGTGGACCCCAGCGAGGACCTGGTGGCGCGGCTGGATGCGGACGTGACCACGCCCACCGGCTGGGTACTGCCGCTCACGACCGGCGAGACCGGGTGGACGAGCCCCGTCTGGTCGTTCCGTCGCGGGCGACTCGTGCTCACGCCGGGTACCAGCGCGGTCGGCCTGCGGCTGCCGCTCGACGCGATCGCCTGGGTCGATCCCGAAGCAGCAGCCGAGCCGTCGTACCTCGAAGCGGCGGAGCCGCTCGTCGCGCGCATCCCCGCCGTCGAGCTGGCTGACCCGGAGGGCGCGGAGCGCACCGCGCTGGCGTTCGAGGAACGGGACGGGCACGTGCACGTGTTCCTGCCGCCGACCAGCGAACTCGAGAACTACGTCCACCTGCTGCACCTCATCGAGACCGCGGCGGCGGCGATCGCCTGCCCGGTGGTGCTCGAGGGTTACCAGCCCCCGCCCGACCCTCGGTTGGTCCAGTTGTCCGTCACGCCGGACCCCGGCGTCATCGAGGTCAACGTCCAGCCGACCGGCAGCTGGCCGGAGATGCGCGACCTGACGACGACCCTCTATTCGCAGGCCCGGCTGGTGCAGCTGACCACCGAGAAGTTCGACCACGACGGGCTCCACACGGGCACAGGCGGCGGCAACCACCTGACGCTCGGTGGTCCGCAGCCGATCGACAGTCCGCTGCTGCGGCGCCCCGACCTGCTGGTCAGCCTGATCACCTACTGGCAGCGGCATCCGTCGCTGTCGTACCTCTTCTCCGGGCGGTTCATCGGCCCGACCAGCCAGGCGCCGCGGTTCGACGAAGGCCGCCCCGAGGCGGTCTACGAGATGGAGATCGCGTGCGCCGAGGTGGCGCGCCTGATGGACAGCTTCGCGAGCCTCGACGACGTCGCGGAGGAGGACGACGAGTGGATCGGTGGCCCGCGGCCGTGGCTGGTCGACCGCGCCCTGCGCCACTTGCTCACGGACCTGACCGGCAACACCCACCGTGCCGAGTTCTGCATCGACAAGCTCTACAGCCCGGACTCCTCGCGCGGCCGGCTCGGCCTGCTCGAGTTGCGCGGCTTCGAGATGCCGCCGCACCCGCAGATGGCGCTGGTGCAGGCGCTGCTCGTGCGCAGCCTGGTGGCGATGTTCTGGGAGCGGCCGGTCGATCCGTCGACCACGCCGTTGATCCGCTGGGGAACCCGCCTGCACGAGGACTTCCTGCTGCCGCAGGGCGCGATCGCCGACATTGCTGAGGTCGTCGCCGACCTGTCCGACTTCGGCATCGACTTCGATCCGTCGTGGCTGGCGCCGTTCACGGAGTTCCGGTTCCCGCGGATCGGCTTCGCCGACTTCACCGCGGCCGGTGGCAGCTCGGTCCACATGGAACTGCGCCAGGGCGTCGAGCCCTGGAACGTCCTCGGCGAGGAGGCCACGGCCGGCGGTACGGCGCGGTACGTCGACTCGTCGGTCGAGCGGATCCAGGTGACTGTTGCGGGAATCAACCCGGATCGGCACCTGGTGACGTGTCAGGGTGTTCCCGTGCCCATGACCCGCATCGACGCGAGCGACACCTTCTACGGCGGTGTCCGCTACCAGGCGTGGCAGCCGTGGTCGGCGCTGCACCCGTCGATCGAGGTCGACTCCCCGCTGACCTTCGATGTGGTCGACCTCGATGCCGGTGTGAGCCTGGGCGGCGCGACGTATCACGTCGTCCACCCCGGTGGCCGCAACTACGACCACCCGCCGGTCAACGCGCAGGAGGCCGAGGCACGCCGCGCGGCCCGGTTCGAGACCGCCCGCAACACGGCCGGCCGCATCGACGTGGCTGCCCTTCGTCGTACCGCTCGGGAAGTCGCTTCCGCCGAGTACCCGCACACCCTCGACCTGCGCAGAGTGAGGTCGAAACAGGAGTGA